In Oxalobacteraceae bacterium OTU3CINTB1, the sequence GACGATCAGCAGGCGTCCGGTGGTGGCCGACTTGATGCGCGCGATCGACGCCTGCGCGTGCTCCTTCAACCCGTAGCGTTCCAGCAGGCCGATGGCCGCCAGCGGCAGCAGCAAAATCAGCGGCAGGTTGCGGGTCTTGATGAAGGCCGCGCCCAGCACCGCCAACAGATGCCCCACGTCCATCGCCGCCGCGAAACCGGTGACAGCGCAGGCGGCGATCACCACCAGCACCGGATGCGCGCGCAACGCGAAACCAAGAATGATAACGGCCACGCCAAGCAACGGCCAAAGATTAACAGTGTGATTCATTTCAACTCCGGGGTCAGGTCCACCAATGCTACACGAGCCGGACTGTCAGGCGCCGCGCCACCGGCCTACGCTCCAGCCCGTGTAGAAATGGTGGACCTGACCCCGGATGTAAAAATCCCCGCGCACCTTGCGATGCGCGGGGATCCGGTCATGGCTTCAGGTTAGAAGTTGACTTTGAACGTGGCGCCCCACGTGCGCGGTTCGTTGAGCATGCCGGTCAGGTTGTCGAACTCGATGGCGCTGAGCAGGACGATCTTGTTGGTGATGTTGCGGCCGAAGGCGGCCACTTCATACTTGCCGTCGCCCCATTTGTAGCCGACCCGCACGCCGCCTTCAACCAGCGACTTGGCGCGGTATTCCGGCGCGGTGTAGAGGAAGAAGTTGTAGCCGCTGCGATAGCTCCAGTCCGTCAGCGCATACAGTTCGCCGTTGGCGACGTCGGTGCTGTACTTGAGCGTGAAGTTGGCCTGGTGGCGCGGCGCGCGCGGCAGGTCGTTGCCGTCGATCAGGACGTTGCCAGGGAAGCCGACGGCCACCGGATCGGTCGGGGTGCAACCGAGGCCGGCGTTGTTGGCCAGGTTGCCGCAATATTGCACGCGCACCCGCGGGTCCTTGATCTCGGTGTCGTTGAAGCTGTAGCCGGCGGTGGTGCTGAAGCCGTAGCCCAGGTTGGCCTGGAAGTCGAGCTCGACACCCTGGCCGGTGACCTTGTCGGCGTTGAGCAGCTGGTTCATGTTGATGGTGCCGCTGCCGGCGGTCAGCTGCTTGTCCTTGACGCGATACTGGAACACGGCCGCGCTCAGGCGGGCGCGCCTGTCGAACAGGTCCTGCTTGACGCCGGCCTCGAACGACAGCGCCTTTTCGGCGCCGGCCATCGACGGCACGTCGGCCAGGCCGTTGAGGCGCCCCTGCATCGACGGCGCGCGGTAGCCGGTGGCCACGCGGGCGAACAGGTTGGTGTTCTTGTCCAGTTCGTAAGTGCCGCTGGCGTCCCAGCTGATGTTGCTCGAGTCGCTGTTCAACGCGTGCGACGCCGTCACCAGCGCGTTGGCGGCGTTGAAGTCGGTGCGCGAGGCGCTGAAGTCCTTCTTGTCGCTGGTGTAGCGAACGCCGCCGCGCACTTTCAGTTTCTCGGACACCGTGTAGTTCAGCGAACCGAACGCGGCCCACGATTTCGAATCCTGGAACTGGCGCGCGAAGGCGGTGTTCTGCGGATTGCCAGCAGCGAACGAGTCGAAGCTGATACTGTCGATCTGGATGTTTTCCTTGAAATAGAACAGCCCACCGATCCATTGCAGCGGGCCGGCGTAGTTGGACTCGGCGCGGAACTCTTGCGTGAACTGCTTGTGGTCCGGCAACAAGTCGGCGGTCTCGACCGGGAACGGAATACGGCCCGGGCCGTATGGCGGCGCGAACACGGCGCCATAACCGCCGTCGACGTCGGCGCGGCTGTTGAACTTGAGTTTTTCGTAGCCGGTGATCGAGTGCAGCGTAATATCGCCCGCGTTGTACTTCAGGCGCATGCTGCCGCCCTTGGTTTCCAGCTTCTGGTAGTTGACGCCGTCGGTCGGGTAGGAACCGTAGTCGAAACCGTCAACGATGTCGTTGGTGCCCTGCTTGATGATGTTGGCGCGGAACAGGGTGGCGCTGCCATGGTAGTTGCGCTGGTGGTAGTTAAACAGTGCGCTGAAATCCTTGTTCGGCTGCACCAGCGCCTGAAGGCGGAAGGCGTTGTCGCCGTAGCCTTCGAAGTCCTGGGTGCCCTTGCCCGGGGTCGGGTTGGTGTTGTGCACGCGGTCGTCGCGGTGCTGGCTGGTGCCGGAGAAGCGCAGCGCAACGGTGTCGCTGACCGGGAAGTTGAACGCGCCTTCGACATTCTTGGCCGAGTAGTTGCCGATGCCCAGCTGCAAATAGCCTTCCTGCTTGAAGACCGGCTTGGCCGAGTCGAACTTGATCACGCCGGCCGGGGAGTTACGGCCGAACAGCGTGCCCTGCGGGCCGCGCAGCACTTCGACCTGGTCGACGTCGAATACCGGGAAGCCCTTGAGCATGGCGTTTTCCTGGACGATGTCGTCCATCACGTAGCCAACCGGCTGCGAGGCGTTCAGGTCGAAGTCGGTGTTGCCCAGACCGCGAATGTAGAAGCGCGGGAAGGCGCGGCCGTAGTCCGATTCGATGTTCAGGGAGGGCGAGCGGCCCGACAGCACGCGGATGTCGCCGGCGCCGGAGGTCAGCACGTCGAGCTTGTCGCCTTTGATGGTGGCGATCGACATCGGCACGTCCTTGATGTTCTCGGCGCGGCGCTGCGCGGTCACGATCACGGTTTCCAGCTGGTTGCCGGTGCTGCCGGTGGCGGCGGGCGCAGCCGCAGCGTCTTGTCCCTCAGCGGCTGCCGGCTGGGCGTTCGCGCCCGCTTCGGTGGCCAGGGCCATGTGCAGCGGGAAGGCGCTCGCCACGGCCAGGGCGATCAACGACCGCGCTGCGAAACCACTACTGTTCTTGCTCATAAATGCTGCTCCCGGTTGTATAAGTTTGGATGGTATTTGTAGTTATTCCGATCATCCTAGCATGGAAAAAAATGACATAAACCTACTTTTTCCATGGTTCGATTCATATCTATTTTATATAAATGACTAAATAAAATCGAATTTGTCGTACATATCCATGGTGATGCATAGTGACGGATTGCCTAAAAAATAGCCGATTCCCCAGCGGAAACGCTGGTGGCTTGCAGCAATGAAGGGTATTTGAGAATGACAGGGGGCCGCTGGCCCAGCCCGCTTGATGCGTGGCGCCCGGCTTATCCGAACGGCAGGAAGTTTTTCCAACAGGACAAAAAGCAACAATACAAAAATATTTAATTTGGC encodes:
- a CDS encoding TonB-dependent receptor, whose translation is MSKNSSGFAARSLIALAVASAFPLHMALATEAGANAQPAAAEGQDAAAAPAATGSTGNQLETVIVTAQRRAENIKDVPMSIATIKGDKLDVLTSGAGDIRVLSGRSPSLNIESDYGRAFPRFYIRGLGNTDFDLNASQPVGYVMDDIVQENAMLKGFPVFDVDQVEVLRGPQGTLFGRNSPAGVIKFDSAKPVFKQEGYLQLGIGNYSAKNVEGAFNFPVSDTVALRFSGTSQHRDDRVHNTNPTPGKGTQDFEGYGDNAFRLQALVQPNKDFSALFNYHQRNYHGSATLFRANIIKQGTNDIVDGFDYGSYPTDGVNYQKLETKGGSMRLKYNAGDITLHSITGYEKLKFNSRADVDGGYGAVFAPPYGPGRIPFPVETADLLPDHKQFTQEFRAESNYAGPLQWIGGLFYFKENIQIDSISFDSFAAGNPQNTAFARQFQDSKSWAAFGSLNYTVSEKLKVRGGVRYTSDKKDFSASRTDFNAANALVTASHALNSDSSNISWDASGTYELDKNTNLFARVATGYRAPSMQGRLNGLADVPSMAGAEKALSFEAGVKQDLFDRRARLSAAVFQYRVKDKQLTAGSGTINMNQLLNADKVTGQGVELDFQANLGYGFSTTAGYSFNDTEIKDPRVRVQYCGNLANNAGLGCTPTDPVAVGFPGNVLIDGNDLPRAPRHQANFTLKYSTDVANGELYALTDWSYRSGYNFFLYTAPEYRAKSLVEGGVRVGYKWGDGKYEVAAFGRNITNKIVLLSAIEFDNLTGMLNEPRTWGATFKVNF